The following nucleotide sequence is from Palaeococcus ferrophilus DSM 13482.
GATATGGGCCGAGAAGAGGCTCACCACGGAGAGGGACATTCGCGTCAGGAACTCCCTCATGTACTCGGCCTTTGGCGTGATTATAGCCGGTCTCCTTTACTTCGCCGTGATAAGGCCCCGCTACAACGTACCCACTCCCTTCGTTGTGGCACTCGTACTCACCCCACTGGCATTCGCGGGCAACGTTGTGAGGAGGGAGGAGGCCTCGATATTCAGGAAGGACGAGAACTTCCCGGCCTTCATCAGGAGCTTGAGCTCATCGTTGGCGGCCAGCGGTGCGTCACTGATCCTCGTGCTGAAGTACCTGAGTGCCCACGATTTTGGAACCTTAACGGAGGACATAAGGGCCCTCTACCGGAGGCTTGCGGTCAGGGTCAGCACGGAGAGGGCGTGGGACTTCTTCATAGCCGGAACAGGCAGCTGGCTTGTGGGAATATTTTCTGAGATATTCCGTGAGAGCCTCAGGATGGGTGCGGAGCCAGACTACGTTGGAAAGGTTATCTCAAGGAACTTTGAGAGGCTCGTCCGCCTCAGGAGGAAGAGGCAGCAGAGCGTTTCAAGCTTCCTCGGTATAATCCTCGGCCTCACCGGTGCGTTTGCGTTTTCAATAGCGGCATCGTTTCAGGTGGCGGTTTCAATAAACGACCTCTTTGGAAGACTCGAGGTTCCGAGCGAGTACATAGGGGACATAATCCATGTCATACCTCCCACGGGGATGGAGTTCCTAACGTGGGTTATGCTGGGGCTTATGGTCATCCACTCGCTGCTCTCGGCCCTCGCCGTGAAGTTTGCCGATGGGGGGAACGTTTTAGGGGCCCTCTACTACTTCGCGGTGTTCCTGTGGGTGTTTGCCATTGGGATGTACGTTGGACAGACCATGATGGCCAAGATGATGGGAGTCGGTGGAGGAGAGATGGCTATGCTTCTCATGGGGGGAGGATGATGAAGCGGCTGGGGATCCTTATGGTACTGCTCTTACTCGTCCCGTCCGTAGCGGCTTCAACGTTCTTCGGATGGACGACGATACCCGGGGAGATGACGTTTAACGGCTACGCCGTTCGATTTGCCGATGTAAGTATGGATGGTTCTGTCTTTGTTGAGATGTCTAACGGTACATCGAGTGAGGGATTCAAGTTATTTCCCGGTGATAGTGCTTCCTTCGGGCAAATTACAGTCACGCTCAACAGGACGTTCGTGGGAAAAAGCGGCCACATTCTAGCTAAGGTGTCTTTCCCCTACGTGCTCGAGGGGGAGGGAGTGATATTTGATCGCTATAACCTAACCCTCCTGTACGCTAACGAGAAGGGTTTTAAAGTTAGGATTACAGACGGAAACACCACCAAAGAATTCTCTTCAAAAGATTTCACGTTCGGAGACCTAAAAATTCATGTGGAAGCGT
It contains:
- the flaJ gene encoding archaellar assembly protein FlaJ, which codes for MVNEEHISIFVKADVSMAEYLKKILLPSLAASLVLFVAASVFLRFFPLPMGLVVILYIVPALLVLYAAVYPYITADSKKISINSRLPFFITYFAVLSTSEMGRAELIEVLSKDPKLGAIASELKKVYVIVNKLHRSLPEAFRFLARRTPSQVFSDFLDRLAYSLDSGVDLKEYLFQEQQTVMDDYQTFYEGALYDLDIFKEIYESIIISVVFAAAFIIIGPIITGQDITRLAIYLIFMIVAAEVGILLIIKYRMPEDPIWAEKRLTTERDIRVRNSLMYSAFGVIIAGLLYFAVIRPRYNVPTPFVVALVLTPLAFAGNVVRREEASIFRKDENFPAFIRSLSSSLAASGASLILVLKYLSAHDFGTLTEDIRALYRRLAVRVSTERAWDFFIAGTGSWLVGIFSEIFRESLRMGAEPDYVGKVISRNFERLVRLRRKRQQSVSSFLGIILGLTGAFAFSIAASFQVAVSINDLFGRLEVPSEYIGDIIHVIPPTGMEFLTWVMLGLMVIHSLLSALAVKFADGGNVLGALYYFAVFLWVFAIGMYVGQTMMAKMMGVGGGEMAMLLMGGG